The DNA window GCCGTGATGATGATGATTCCGGACCCCGGCATCTTGGGCCGCCCGGAGATTTGCCGCGTCGTTGCCTCAAACGCAATGCCCACTGGAAGCCCGGTCGCACTATACGTCGGCTCCGGACCTCCGGTGGCCTTCGGGGCTTCGAGGGTGGCGATGCTTACACCCTCCGCCCACGACTGAGCTGTTCCGCCGACGGCGGGGAACATTGGCGCCGCCAGGGTGATCACTTTCACCTCTTTTGTTGCGATGCCATCACCTTGCGCGTTCTGGGCGACGACCCAATACCACAAGGTTTCGCCATCTCCCAAGCCCGTGTGTGCATAGGTGGTGCCGGTGGTGGTGCCGGTGACGACCCCCCAGTTATCCGCGTTGCCCCGGAAGACTCTGTAACCGGTGATGGCACTACCACCGGTGATCAACGGAGCGCTCCAACTCAAATCGTTTCGTCTTACCCCAGCTGTTACACTGAATGACTGAACTACATCCGGACCCACGTTGGGCGCATTGTCTGCCGGCCCGTAGAGGTGCCAAGTTCCTATTGTGTCGCCATTTGCGGGTTGTTTGTCCGTATCAGTACTGACGACACCGAACATGATTTGTTGCGCATCCGGGGGGTGCAAAAGTCCCAGGAAATGTCCGATCTCGTGTTCGGGTAGCGTAAGGCGCAAATCATCGAAGCGGCTTTCCCTGAAACCAATGAATACACCGTCTGTCAAGGGCTTCAAGGAACCGTTTGCCCGCCCCACGGTGTCCTCTAGCAGAAAATTCGTCTGGTACCCGAATCGTAAATTGACATCTTCCGCGTCAGCCCGTTTCAGGAACCGAAAATTGCCTATATCCGTCCATTTCAGAAGGGCCGATTCACAAAACAGCAAGTGGACATCGCTCAATGCTTTGTCGATGTCTTCTTGTCTGTCGTCGTCGGCAAGCGCTTCCGTTGCGTTGGACCACGTAAAGACTCTACCCGGACGGTTGTCCCAAGGCGGTCCATAGCTGCGTTCGTTTACGCAGTAGGCATAGCTTCGCGATCTTTTCGGGATAACTGTCGATGGTCCCTTTCCCGTTTGCGGTTGCCTCGGACTTCGCGCCAGTATGGTGATTTCCGCCTCAGCGGAGTCGGCATTTCCGGCGTCGTCGGTGACGGTCAGGCGCACTCGCACCGTTGAGCCGGTGAACGAATGCGCCGCCAGAAAATACGCCGTGGCCTCGTTCGGTCTCACGAGTGTAGCCGATCCGGTTACCACGGCCCAGGCAAAACTCCGGATCGCGTGGTCACCGGGGGACGAACAGGTACCGTCCAGTACCACTACATCTGCCGCTTTTACCCGCTGATCAGCGCCTGCAACGGCCGTCAACCGCGCCGACGCAACCGTCCAATCAATGGTGAATTCGGAGGAACCTTCGCTATTTCTAGCGGCAATGGTACTGGTCCCGGTCCCGTTTGTCGTGGGCGTGCCGGTAATCTGTCTCGTTAGCGAGTCAAAACTCAAGCCGGCGGGCAAACCGGTTGCGGTGTAGGTCGGGTCCGGAACTCCCCCGGCGCGCGGCACCGCATAGGGAACGATTTTGATTGAACGCCACCAACTGCGCGTGATCCTCGGCGATGGAAAGCTAGGTTCTCTCAACGCCGTAGGCGTCCG is part of the Deltaproteobacteria bacterium genome and encodes:
- a CDS encoding putative Ig domain-containing protein; the protein is MREPSFPSPRITRSWWRSIKIVPYAVPRAGGVPDPTYTATGLPAGLSFDSLTRQITGTPTTNGTGTSTIAARNSEGSSEFTIDWTVASARLTAVAGADQRVKAADVVVLDGTCSSPGDHAIRSFAWAVVTGSATLVRPNEATAYFLAAHSFTGSTVRVRLTVTDDAGNADSAEAEITILARSPRQPQTGKGPSTVIPKRSRSYAYCVNERSYGPPWDNRPGRVFTWSNATEALADDDRQEDIDKALSDVHLLFCESALLKWTDIGNFRFLKRADAEDVNLRFGYQTNFLLEDTVGRANGSLKPLTDGVFIGFRESRFDDLRLTLPEHEIGHFLGLLHPPDAQQIMFGVVSTDTDKQPANGDTIGTWHLYGPADNAPNVGPDVVQSFSVTAGVRRNDLSWSAPLITGGSAITGYRVFRGNADNWGVVTGTTTGTTYAHTGLGDGETLWYWVVAQNAQGDGIATKEVKVITLAAPMFPAVGGTAQSWAEGVSIATLEAPKATGGPEPTYSATGLPVGIAFEATTRQISGRPKMPGSGIIIITATNSQGSDDYRYAWTLTPATATPGRPIKLRMVKRAGNAISVAVDHGKGVRRRVFAGGIPLMTT